The Struthio camelus isolate bStrCam1 chromosome 12, bStrCam1.hap1, whole genome shotgun sequence genome includes a window with the following:
- the CELF6 gene encoding CUGBP Elav-like family member 6 isoform X4: MQLPQVPAPGPRPPLLWVPAGSKMLCIEMNRPIQVKPADSEGRGDRKLFVGMLGKQQGEDDVRRLFEPFGQIEECTILRGPDGASKGCAFVKYGSHGEAQAAINSLHGSQTMPGASSSLVVKFADTDKERTLRRMHQMAGQLGIFNPMTIQFGAYGAYTQAIMQQQAALMAAAQGTCLNPMAAIAAAQMQQMAAFNVSGLVAAPLTPSSGTSTPPGLGAAPVPSIAAPIGVNGFSPLPPQTNGQPASETIYANGIHPYPAQSPTVADPLQQAYAGMQHYAAAYPAAYAPMSQAFPQPAPAMPQQQREGPEGCNLFIYHLPQEFGDAELTQMFLPFGNVISAKVFVDRATNQSKCFGFVSFDNPASAQAAIQAMNGFQIGMKRLKVQLKRPKDANRPY, translated from the exons ATGAACCGCCCCATCCAGGTGAAGCCGGCGGACAGCGAGGGCCGAGGAG ACAGGAAGCTCTTTGTGGGaatgctggggaagcagcagggcgAGGACGACGTCCGGCGGCTCTTCGAGCCCTTCGGCCAGATCGAGGAGTGCACCATCCTCCGGGGGCCGGACGGAGCCAGCAAAG GATGTGCCTTCGTAAAGTACGGAAGCCACGGCGAGGCGCAAGCTGCCATCAACAGCCTCCACGGCAGCCAAACGATGCCG GGCGCCTCGTCCAGCCTGGTGGTGAAGTTCGCGGACACGGACAAGGAGCGCACGCTGCGGCGGATGCATCAGATGGCGGGGCAGCTGGGCATCTTCAACCCCATGACCATCCAGTTCGGCGCCTACGGGGCGTACACGCAGGCG ATAATGCAGCAGCAGGCGGCCCTGATGGCCGCGGCGCAGGGCACCTGCCTCAACCCCATGGCGGCCATCGCCGCCGCCCAGATGCAGCAGATGGCCGCCTTCAACGTCAGCGGGCTCGTGGCCGCCCCCCTGACGCCGTCTTCAG GTACCAGCACGCCGCCCGGCCTCGGCGCGGCGCCCGTCCCCAGCATCGCCGCGCCCATCGGCGTGAACGGCTTCAGCCCGCTGCCGCCGCAGACCAACGGGCAGCCCGCCTCGGAGACCATCTACGCCAACGGCATCCATCCCTACCCAG CTCAAAGTCCCACCGTGGCGGATCCCCTCCAACAAGCCTACGCGGGCATGCAGCACTACGCAG CAGCGTATCCCGCCGCCTACGCGCCCATGAGCCaagccttcccccagccagcGCCCGCCATGCCGCAGCAGCAGCGAGAAG GTCCCGAAGGCTGTAACCTGTTTATTTATCACCTGCCCCAGGAGTTCGGGGATGCGGAGCTCACGCAGATGTTTTTGCCTTTCGGCAATGTCATCTCCGCCAAAGTCTTTGTGGACCGCGCCACCAACCAGAGCAAATGCTTTG GTTTCGTCAGTTTTGACAATCCCGCCAGCGCTCAGGCGGCCATTCAGGCCATGAACGGCTTCCAGATCGGCATGAAGAGGCTCAAAGTCCAGCTGAAGCGGCCGAAAGACGCTAACAGGCCCTACTGA
- the CELF6 gene encoding CUGBP Elav-like family member 6 isoform X3 has product MQLPQVPAPGPRPPLLWVPAGSKMLCIEMNRPIQVKPADSEGRGEDRKLFVGMLGKQQGEDDVRRLFEPFGQIEECTILRGPDGASKGCAFVKYGSHGEAQAAINSLHGSQTMPGASSSLVVKFADTDKERTLRRMHQMAGQLGIFNPMTIQFGAYGAYTQAIMQQQAALMAAAQGTCLNPMAAIAAAQMQQMAAFNVSGLVAAPLTPSSGTSTPPGLGAAPVPSIAAPIGVNGFSPLPPQTNGQPASETIYANGIHPYPAQSPTVADPLQQAYAGMQHYAAAYPAAYAPMSQAFPQPAPAMPQQQREGPEGCNLFIYHLPQEFGDAELTQMFLPFGNVISAKVFVDRATNQSKCFGFVSFDNPASAQAAIQAMNGFQIGMKRLKVQLKRPKDANRPY; this is encoded by the exons ATGAACCGCCCCATCCAGGTGAAGCCGGCGGACAGCGAGGGCCGAGGAG AAGACAGGAAGCTCTTTGTGGGaatgctggggaagcagcagggcgAGGACGACGTCCGGCGGCTCTTCGAGCCCTTCGGCCAGATCGAGGAGTGCACCATCCTCCGGGGGCCGGACGGAGCCAGCAAAG GATGTGCCTTCGTAAAGTACGGAAGCCACGGCGAGGCGCAAGCTGCCATCAACAGCCTCCACGGCAGCCAAACGATGCCG GGCGCCTCGTCCAGCCTGGTGGTGAAGTTCGCGGACACGGACAAGGAGCGCACGCTGCGGCGGATGCATCAGATGGCGGGGCAGCTGGGCATCTTCAACCCCATGACCATCCAGTTCGGCGCCTACGGGGCGTACACGCAGGCG ATAATGCAGCAGCAGGCGGCCCTGATGGCCGCGGCGCAGGGCACCTGCCTCAACCCCATGGCGGCCATCGCCGCCGCCCAGATGCAGCAGATGGCCGCCTTCAACGTCAGCGGGCTCGTGGCCGCCCCCCTGACGCCGTCTTCAG GTACCAGCACGCCGCCCGGCCTCGGCGCGGCGCCCGTCCCCAGCATCGCCGCGCCCATCGGCGTGAACGGCTTCAGCCCGCTGCCGCCGCAGACCAACGGGCAGCCCGCCTCGGAGACCATCTACGCCAACGGCATCCATCCCTACCCAG CTCAAAGTCCCACCGTGGCGGATCCCCTCCAACAAGCCTACGCGGGCATGCAGCACTACGCAG CAGCGTATCCCGCCGCCTACGCGCCCATGAGCCaagccttcccccagccagcGCCCGCCATGCCGCAGCAGCAGCGAGAAG GTCCCGAAGGCTGTAACCTGTTTATTTATCACCTGCCCCAGGAGTTCGGGGATGCGGAGCTCACGCAGATGTTTTTGCCTTTCGGCAATGTCATCTCCGCCAAAGTCTTTGTGGACCGCGCCACCAACCAGAGCAAATGCTTTG GTTTCGTCAGTTTTGACAATCCCGCCAGCGCTCAGGCGGCCATTCAGGCCATGAACGGCTTCCAGATCGGCATGAAGAGGCTCAAAGTCCAGCTGAAGCGGCCGAAAGACGCTAACAGGCCCTACTGA